One Bradyrhizobium zhanjiangense DNA segment encodes these proteins:
- a CDS encoding M15 family metallopeptidase, with translation MIALRAAHVVVILVLASASAKAQTRAELLDRLVRAYPEALSGHDGKQIVWRDGTAMPVDDGIDDKSFDQRLRDASIIDQLRLSYPVGVSAAPGVNADPGRFRNEAFFRKMYGDCHAGAVQRNLVTIVWLPRSWGKAIKVTRINGVADRLREVSAEIDKLEPALKAAAFPIAGVLSCRPVADTGKMSMHGYAAAIDLNLRYSDYWLWSGRGKSIPYKNRMPQEIVDIFERHGFIWGGKWYHYDTMHFEYRPELLAR, from the coding sequence ATGATCGCGCTGCGGGCAGCACACGTCGTTGTCATTCTCGTGCTTGCCTCTGCCTCGGCGAAGGCCCAGACCAGAGCCGAGCTTCTCGATCGGCTGGTTCGCGCCTATCCCGAAGCTCTGTCCGGTCACGACGGCAAGCAAATTGTCTGGCGCGATGGCACCGCAATGCCGGTCGACGACGGCATCGACGACAAGTCGTTTGATCAGCGCCTGCGCGATGCCTCGATCATCGACCAGCTCCGTTTGTCCTATCCGGTTGGCGTTTCCGCAGCCCCGGGAGTGAACGCCGATCCCGGACGGTTCAGGAACGAAGCGTTCTTCAGGAAGATGTATGGCGACTGCCATGCCGGCGCAGTCCAGCGCAATCTCGTCACCATCGTCTGGCTGCCGCGATCATGGGGCAAGGCGATTAAGGTAACGCGGATCAACGGCGTCGCCGATCGGCTCAGGGAGGTGTCGGCGGAAATCGACAAGCTCGAGCCGGCGCTGAAGGCTGCCGCCTTTCCGATTGCCGGCGTGCTGTCGTGTCGGCCCGTCGCCGACACAGGCAAGATGAGCATGCATGGCTATGCCGCCGCGATCGACCTGAACCTGCGATATTCCGATTACTGGCTTTGGTCCGGCCGGGGAAAGTCGATTCCGTACAAGAACAGGATGCCGCAAGAGATCGTCGACATCTTCGAACGTCATGGCTTCATCTGGGGCGGCAAATGGTATCACTACGACACCATGCACTTTGAATATCGCCCGGAACTGCTGGCCCGGTGA
- a CDS encoding YARHG domain-containing protein, whose protein sequence is MYWKKILSALLFAACFAFPAAAEKRVALVIGNSAYRSVPRLENPANDAQLVADTLQRLGFTLVGGGAQIELDKAGFDNAVQRFGNQLIGADVALFYYAGHGIQVRGANYLVPITANPTRETDVDFQMVDAALVLRQMDGAGTKLNIVILDACRNNPFGGRGLRGSDGGLAQIRAPEGTLLSYATQPGNVALDGADGHSPYTRALVETMQRPGLDVLQTFNQVGLIVKRATGSAQQPWVSTSPIDGSFYFSGAAAGQVAAVDVPATVTAPTSNLPSSAPVTRTQSDFLFPDSDSRLLADADLRTLSKDELRLARNEIFARRGRYFSAPDLTARFSKFAWYVPRTWDPQLSAVEKANVALIERYESGGPSQSGFIFPDSDRRLLTSADLRGLSNDELRIARNEIFARRGRYFEAADLKARFERFSWYSPNTWNPKLNSIEEANVALLDQAGKRR, encoded by the coding sequence ATGTATTGGAAGAAGATTCTTTCTGCCTTGTTGTTTGCCGCATGTTTCGCCTTCCCGGCCGCCGCTGAAAAGCGCGTCGCCCTCGTCATCGGCAACTCCGCTTACCGGAGCGTGCCGCGGCTGGAGAACCCGGCGAACGACGCGCAGCTGGTGGCCGATACGTTGCAGCGGCTCGGCTTCACTCTGGTCGGCGGGGGTGCCCAGATCGAGCTGGACAAGGCGGGCTTCGACAACGCGGTCCAGCGCTTCGGCAATCAATTGATCGGCGCCGACGTCGCCTTGTTTTACTACGCCGGGCACGGCATCCAGGTTCGCGGGGCGAACTATCTCGTGCCGATCACGGCGAATCCGACGCGCGAAACCGACGTGGATTTCCAGATGGTCGATGCCGCACTGGTGCTTCGCCAGATGGATGGAGCAGGAACCAAGCTGAACATCGTCATCCTCGATGCTTGCAGGAACAATCCGTTTGGCGGGCGTGGGCTGCGTGGCTCCGACGGCGGCCTGGCGCAGATCCGCGCTCCGGAGGGAACGCTGCTCTCCTACGCCACCCAGCCTGGAAACGTCGCGCTCGACGGCGCCGACGGGCATAGTCCCTACACGCGGGCGCTGGTCGAAACGATGCAGCGACCCGGGCTCGACGTGCTGCAGACGTTCAATCAGGTGGGGCTCATCGTCAAGCGTGCGACCGGCAGCGCCCAGCAGCCCTGGGTTTCCACCTCGCCGATCGACGGCTCATTCTACTTTTCGGGCGCAGCGGCAGGGCAGGTGGCGGCAGTCGACGTGCCGGCGACGGTCACAGCGCCCACCTCAAACCTTCCGTCTTCCGCTCCGGTGACGAGGACGCAGTCGGATTTCCTGTTTCCGGATTCCGATAGCCGGCTGCTTGCCGATGCCGATCTGAGGACGCTGAGCAAGGATGAGCTGCGCCTTGCGCGCAACGAGATCTTTGCACGGCGAGGGCGCTACTTCAGCGCGCCAGATCTGACGGCAAGGTTCAGCAAGTTCGCCTGGTACGTACCCCGGACCTGGGACCCTCAGCTCAGCGCCGTCGAGAAGGCAAATGTCGCCTTGATCGAACGCTATGAATCCGGCGGCCCGTCTCAGAGCGGCTTCATCTTTCCCGATTCCGATCGACGTCTGCTCACGTCCGCTGATCTGCGTGGGCTTTCGAACGACGAACTCCGTATCGCGCGCAACGAGATCTTTGCGCGACGCGGACGATATTTCGAAGCGGCAGATCTCAAGGCCCGCTTTGAGCGCTTCTCATGGTATTCGCCCAATACATGGAATCCCAAGCTCAATTCGATCGAGGAGGCGAATGTCGCGCTGCTCGATCAGGCCGGCAAGCGCCGATGA
- the lepA gene encoding translation elongation factor 4, whose amino-acid sequence MTTVPISNIRNFSIVAHIDHGKSTLADRLIQMTGGLSDREMAGKEQVLDSMDIERERGITIKAQTVRLAYRAKDGKDYIFNLMDTPGHVDFAYEVSRSLAACEGSLLVVDASQGVEAQTLANVYQALDNNHEIVPVLNKVDLPAAEPEKIKQQIEDVIGIDASDAVMISAKTGLGVPDVLEAIVTRLPPPKGDRDATLKALLVDSWYDVYLGVVVLVRIVDGTMKKGQRVRMMGTGAAYDVERVGFFTPKMQQVDELGPGEIGFITAAIKEVADTRVGDTITDDRKPVADMLPGFKPAIPVVFCGLFPVDADDFETLRAAMGKLRLNDASFSFEMETSAALGFGFRCGFLGLLHLEIIQERLSREFDLNLIATAPSVIYKMKLTDGTELEIHNPVDMPDVVKIAEIDEPWIEATILTPDEYLGSVLKLCQDRRGSQKELTYVGSRAMVKYDLPLNEVVFDFYDRLKSVSKGYASFDYHLTDYKPADLVKMQILVNAEPVDALSMLVHRTRAEGRGRAMVEKMKELIPPHMFQIPIQAAIGGKVIARETVRALRKDVTAKCYGGDITRKRKLLEKQKEGKKKMRQFGKVDIPQEAFIAALKVDS is encoded by the coding sequence ATGACGACCGTCCCCATTTCCAACATCCGCAATTTCTCCATCGTCGCCCATATCGACCATGGCAAATCGACGCTGGCCGACCGCCTGATCCAGATGACCGGCGGCCTGTCCGACCGCGAGATGGCGGGCAAGGAGCAGGTGCTCGATTCCATGGACATCGAGCGCGAGCGCGGTATCACCATCAAGGCGCAGACGGTGCGCCTCGCCTACCGCGCCAAGGACGGCAAGGATTACATCTTCAACCTGATGGACACGCCCGGCCATGTCGACTTCGCCTACGAGGTCTCGCGGTCGCTGGCGGCCTGCGAGGGTTCCCTCTTGGTGGTCGACGCCAGCCAGGGCGTCGAAGCGCAGACGCTCGCCAACGTCTACCAGGCGCTCGACAACAATCACGAGATCGTCCCGGTCCTGAACAAGGTCGACCTGCCCGCCGCCGAGCCCGAGAAGATCAAGCAGCAGATCGAGGACGTCATCGGCATCGACGCCTCCGACGCGGTGATGATCTCGGCCAAGACCGGCCTCGGCGTCCCCGACGTGCTGGAGGCGATCGTCACCCGCCTGCCGCCACCAAAGGGCGATCGCGACGCGACGTTGAAGGCGCTACTGGTCGACAGCTGGTATGACGTCTATCTCGGCGTCGTCGTGCTGGTGCGGATCGTCGACGGCACCATGAAGAAGGGCCAGCGCGTCCGCATGATGGGCACGGGCGCGGCCTATGACGTCGAGCGCGTCGGCTTCTTCACGCCGAAGATGCAGCAGGTCGACGAGCTCGGCCCCGGCGAGATCGGCTTCATCACCGCCGCGATCAAGGAGGTCGCCGACACCCGCGTCGGCGACACCATCACCGACGACAGGAAGCCGGTCGCCGACATGCTGCCGGGCTTCAAGCCGGCGATCCCGGTGGTGTTCTGCGGCCTGTTCCCGGTCGATGCCGACGACTTCGAGACGCTGCGCGCCGCGATGGGCAAGCTGCGGCTGAACGATGCCAGCTTCTCCTTCGAGATGGAGACCTCGGCCGCACTCGGCTTCGGCTTCCGCTGCGGCTTCCTCGGCCTGTTGCACCTCGAGATCATCCAGGAGCGGCTGTCGCGCGAATTCGACCTCAACCTGATCGCGACCGCGCCGAGCGTCATCTACAAGATGAAGCTCACCGACGGCACCGAGCTTGAGATCCACAATCCCGTCGACATGCCCGACGTGGTCAAGATCGCCGAGATCGACGAGCCCTGGATCGAGGCGACGATCCTCACTCCGGACGAATATCTCGGCAGCGTCTTAAAACTGTGCCAGGACCGCCGTGGCTCGCAGAAGGAGCTCACTTACGTCGGCTCCCGCGCCATGGTGAAATACGATCTGCCGCTCAACGAGGTCGTGTTCGATTTCTACGACCGCCTGAAGTCGGTCTCCAAGGGCTACGCCTCGTTCGACTATCACCTCACCGACTACAAGCCGGCCGATCTCGTCAAGATGCAGATCCTGGTCAATGCCGAGCCGGTCGATGCGCTCTCTATGCTGGTGCATCGCACCCGCGCCGAAGGGCGCGGCCGCGCCATGGTCGAGAAGATGAAGGAGCTGATCCCGCCGCACATGTTCCAGATCCCGATCCAGGCGGCGATCGGCGGCAAGGTGATCGCGCGCGAGACCGTCCGCGCGCTGCGCAAGGACGTCACCGCAAAGTGCTACGGCGGCGACATCACGCGTAAGCGCAAGCTTCTGGAGAAGCAGAAGGAAGGCAAGAAGAAGATGCGGCAGTTCGGCAAGGTCGACATCCCGCAGGAAGCTTTCATTGCCGCGCTGAAGGTGGATAGCTGA
- a CDS encoding efflux RND transporter periplasmic adaptor subunit, with protein sequence MPAKWTKRIIGAAVLAAVAGGLAWFAWPRPVLVDLATVSKGPIEVTADDDGKTHVRHVYTVSAPIAGKVLRISHPLGEQGPSLHVGDEVVANQTVIALMQPTLPGFIDVRSRDQLQAEVLAADAAIQQQEAEVKRIEAALDFSRTEFQRAQALSRTQTISAQAFDKAKFEVATNEAALASAKAQVDMRRAVRTSLAARLMDPANATPSAEPVCCVRVLAPASGRVLKVIQDSEATVLPGTPLVDIGNPLDLEVVADLLSTDAVQIKVGAPVRIDGWGGKPIKGKVVRVDPAGFLKVSALGIEEQRVRVTIDFSDPPEAWASLGHDYRVIVHVTTWSTQDALTVPVSALFRKGDQWAVFADENDRAKTTLVQIGHRNSRMAEIRLGLTAGDRVVLHPSDRITDGARIAQRGPE encoded by the coding sequence ATGCCGGCAAAGTGGACCAAACGTATCATCGGTGCTGCGGTCCTGGCAGCGGTCGCGGGAGGCCTGGCCTGGTTCGCCTGGCCCCGCCCGGTTCTGGTGGATCTTGCGACCGTCTCGAAAGGGCCGATCGAAGTCACGGCGGATGACGACGGAAAAACCCATGTCCGCCATGTTTACACGGTCTCGGCGCCCATCGCGGGAAAGGTCTTGAGGATTTCGCATCCGCTCGGCGAGCAGGGACCTTCGCTTCACGTCGGCGACGAGGTCGTCGCCAATCAGACCGTCATCGCCCTGATGCAGCCGACGCTTCCGGGTTTCATCGACGTGCGCTCGCGGGATCAGCTCCAAGCCGAAGTCTTGGCCGCGGATGCGGCGATCCAGCAGCAGGAGGCAGAGGTGAAGCGGATCGAAGCCGCGCTGGACTTTTCAAGGACCGAATTCCAGCGGGCGCAGGCACTGTCGCGGACACAGACCATCTCCGCCCAGGCCTTCGACAAGGCGAAGTTCGAGGTCGCCACCAATGAGGCCGCCCTGGCCAGCGCCAAGGCCCAGGTCGACATGCGTCGCGCGGTGCGGACCAGCCTGGCGGCGCGGCTGATGGACCCGGCCAATGCCACGCCGTCGGCGGAGCCGGTCTGCTGCGTCCGGGTGCTCGCGCCGGCAAGCGGACGGGTGCTGAAGGTCATCCAGGACAGCGAGGCGACGGTCCTACCCGGGACGCCGCTGGTCGATATCGGCAACCCGCTCGATCTCGAAGTCGTGGCCGACCTGCTCTCAACCGACGCGGTCCAGATCAAGGTCGGCGCGCCGGTCCGCATCGACGGCTGGGGCGGGAAGCCGATTAAGGGCAAGGTGGTCCGGGTAGACCCAGCCGGCTTCCTGAAAGTCTCGGCGCTGGGCATCGAGGAGCAGCGAGTCCGCGTGACCATCGATTTCAGCGACCCGCCTGAGGCGTGGGCCTCACTCGGACATGATTATCGGGTCATCGTCCACGTCACCACCTGGAGTACTCAGGATGCTTTGACCGTGCCGGTGAGCGCCTTGTTCCGGAAAGGCGATCAGTGGGCCGTTTTTGCCGACGAGAACGATCGTGCAAAAACGACTCTCGTTCAGATCGGCCACCGCAACAGCCGCATGGCCGAGATTCGACTAGGCCTGACCGCTGGGGACCGCGTCGTGCTGCACCCGAGCGACCGGATCACCGATGGAGCGAGGATCGCGCAAAGAGGTCCGGAATAG
- a CDS encoding ABC transporter permease: MTALDIKLFRDVRRLWAQVLAVALVVGGGVATLVLAVGSHRSLEETRIAYYERYGFADVFAQAKRAPKALAARIGEIPGVAVVDTRIAKLALLDIPGFSEPASAQFVSLPDNGEPHLNRLYMRSGRLPEAGRTEEVVVNEPFARAHGFSEGARFSAILNGKKRELVIVGTALSPEFVYTVGPGDLMPDDRRYAIVWMSEKALAGVYDLDGAFSAVSVKLQPGTSEREVISRLDTLLDPYGGQAAHGRKDQISHAWLDHELDMLNNMSRTLPPIFLLVAAFLVNLTLTRLVALEREQIGLLKALGYADSSIVLHYFKFVALIVVIGILLGGVAGTWLGLRITALFGDFFHFPFLVFAKAPDLHVTAGALSAAAAAIGAFRALRGVVKLPPAVAMQPPAPPVYRRLLPARIQLEQILSQPTLMMIRNIARHPVRAFFTALGMALATAILVVSLFTRDSMEHLTDVTYFLADRQDVTVGFAEKRIANVVEQVNRLPGVLAAEPFREVPVRIRHGNVERRIVISGRPADADLRRIIDVELRPVVLPETGLAISGMLAHILGVGPGDSVEIDLLEGARRTVTVPVVATVEDYFGIRGMMEIAALRKLMREPPVVTSVNLSLDETRTEDFYAAVKSMPTVGGVALQRVSLANFRKTVALLVTTMASIYTGLAAVIAFGVVYNNARISLSERARELASLRVLGFTRVEVLRILLLELAILTLIAQPPGWVMGYALAWVMKTNLAGELMRVRLVVEHSTYVIATSVVVLAAAASAVVIRERIDKLDLVAVLKTRD; the protein is encoded by the coding sequence ATGACAGCGCTCGACATCAAATTGTTTCGCGACGTCAGGCGGCTCTGGGCTCAGGTGCTCGCCGTCGCCTTGGTCGTTGGAGGCGGCGTTGCGACGCTGGTGCTTGCGGTCGGCTCCCATCGTTCCCTGGAAGAGACCCGGATCGCCTATTACGAACGCTATGGCTTCGCCGACGTGTTCGCGCAAGCGAAGCGCGCGCCCAAGGCGCTCGCCGCCAGGATCGGCGAGATCCCCGGTGTCGCCGTCGTCGACACCCGCATCGCCAAGCTGGCGCTGCTGGATATTCCCGGCTTCTCCGAGCCCGCCAGCGCCCAGTTCGTCTCGCTGCCCGATAACGGCGAGCCGCACCTCAATCGACTCTACATGCGTTCCGGACGTCTTCCTGAGGCCGGACGGACCGAAGAGGTCGTCGTGAACGAGCCGTTTGCACGGGCTCACGGCTTCTCCGAGGGGGCGCGGTTCTCGGCCATCCTGAACGGCAAGAAGCGCGAGCTCGTCATCGTCGGCACCGCGCTGTCCCCCGAGTTCGTCTACACCGTCGGGCCGGGCGATCTGATGCCGGATGACCGTCGCTACGCGATCGTCTGGATGTCGGAGAAGGCGCTCGCCGGCGTCTACGATCTCGACGGCGCTTTTTCGGCGGTCTCGGTGAAGCTGCAGCCCGGCACCTCGGAGCGCGAGGTGATCTCGCGGCTCGACACCTTGCTCGACCCCTATGGCGGGCAGGCTGCTCATGGCCGCAAGGACCAGATCTCGCACGCCTGGCTCGATCATGAGCTCGACATGCTCAACAACATGAGCCGCACGCTGCCGCCGATCTTCCTGCTGGTCGCCGCATTCCTGGTCAATCTCACTCTGACCCGGCTGGTCGCGCTCGAGCGCGAGCAGATCGGTCTGCTGAAGGCGCTCGGCTATGCCGACAGCAGCATCGTGCTGCACTATTTCAAGTTCGTGGCGCTGATCGTCGTGATCGGAATCCTCCTGGGCGGCGTCGCCGGCACCTGGCTCGGCTTGCGCATCACCGCGCTGTTCGGCGACTTCTTCCACTTCCCGTTCCTGGTGTTCGCAAAGGCGCCGGACCTCCATGTCACTGCGGGCGCGCTCAGCGCGGCTGCCGCCGCGATCGGCGCGTTCCGCGCGCTACGCGGGGTGGTGAAGCTGCCTCCTGCCGTCGCCATGCAACCGCCGGCCCCGCCGGTCTATCGGCGGCTGCTGCCGGCGCGCATCCAGCTCGAGCAGATCCTGTCACAGCCGACGCTGATGATGATCCGCAACATTGCCCGGCATCCGGTGCGGGCCTTCTTCACCGCGCTCGGCATGGCGCTGGCGACTGCGATCCTTGTGGTCTCGCTGTTCACGCGGGACAGCATGGAGCACCTGACCGACGTGACCTATTTCCTCGCCGACCGGCAGGACGTAACCGTCGGCTTTGCCGAGAAGCGGATCGCGAATGTCGTGGAGCAGGTGAACCGGCTACCAGGCGTTCTTGCCGCCGAGCCGTTCCGCGAGGTGCCGGTCCGGATTCGCCACGGCAACGTCGAACGCCGCATCGTCATCAGCGGCCGGCCGGCCGACGCCGACCTCCGGCGTATCATCGACGTCGAGCTTCGGCCGGTCGTGCTCCCGGAGACGGGCCTCGCCATCTCCGGCATGCTCGCCCACATCCTCGGCGTCGGGCCCGGCGATAGTGTCGAGATCGATCTGCTGGAGGGAGCCCGGCGAACCGTCACGGTGCCGGTCGTCGCCACCGTCGAGGACTATTTCGGCATCAGGGGCATGATGGAGATCGCGGCACTGCGCAAGCTGATGCGCGAGCCGCCCGTCGTGACCAGCGTCAATCTCAGCCTCGACGAGACCCGGACGGAGGACTTCTACGCCGCCGTGAAGTCCATGCCGACGGTCGGCGGCGTGGCGCTGCAGCGCGTCTCGCTGGCGAACTTCCGCAAGACCGTGGCGCTGCTCGTCACCACGATGGCGAGCATCTACACCGGCCTCGCCGCCGTGATCGCCTTCGGCGTGGTCTACAACAACGCCCGCATCTCGCTGTCCGAACGCGCGCGCGAGCTGGCCAGCCTGCGCGTGCTCGGCTTCACGCGCGTCGAGGTGCTGCGCATCCTGCTGCTGGAGCTCGCCATCCTCACCCTGATCGCCCAGCCGCCGGGATGGGTGATGGGCTACGCCCTCGCTTGGGTCATGAAGACGAACCTGGCCGGCGAACTGATGCGCGTGCGTCTCGTCGTCGAACATTCGACCTACGTCATCGCCACCTCGGTCGTGGTGTTGGCGGCCGCCGCCTCCGCAGTCGTTATCCGCGAACGCATCGACAAACTGGACCTCGTCGCGGTCCTCAAAACGCGAGACTAG
- a CDS encoding ABC transporter ATP-binding protein has translation MGVPVFTAKALTKTYVSGEVVVHALNDVDLEIAEKEVVVLLGPSGSGKTTLLNIMGGLDRPTGGRLFFRDLDLTDLEDRELTKYRRDHVGFVFQFYNLVPSLTAYENVALVTEVARNPMRPADALALVGLEERMHHFPAQLSGGEQQRVAIARAVAKRPAVLLCDEPTGALDSKTGIRVIEALLGVNRQLGTTTVIITHNASIQEVADRVLFFADGRISRIQKNASRRQAAELTW, from the coding sequence ATGGGCGTGCCAGTCTTCACCGCGAAAGCGCTGACCAAGACCTACGTCTCGGGCGAGGTGGTGGTGCATGCCCTCAACGACGTGGATCTCGAAATCGCCGAGAAGGAGGTGGTCGTGCTGCTCGGCCCCTCCGGAAGCGGCAAGACGACTTTGCTCAACATCATGGGCGGCCTCGACCGACCGACCGGCGGCAGGCTGTTCTTCCGCGACCTTGACCTGACGGATCTCGAGGATCGCGAGCTGACGAAGTATCGCCGCGACCATGTCGGCTTCGTCTTCCAGTTCTACAATCTGGTGCCGAGCCTCACCGCGTATGAAAACGTTGCGCTGGTCACCGAGGTTGCGAGGAACCCGATGCGGCCAGCCGACGCGCTGGCTCTCGTCGGGCTCGAGGAGCGGATGCATCACTTCCCTGCCCAGCTATCCGGCGGCGAGCAGCAGCGCGTCGCCATTGCCCGCGCGGTCGCGAAACGACCGGCGGTCCTGCTGTGCGACGAGCCGACCGGGGCGCTGGATTCGAAAACCGGCATCCGCGTCATCGAAGCGCTGCTCGGGGTCAACCGGCAGCTCGGCACCACCACGGTCATCATCACCCACAATGCCAGCATCCAGGAGGTCGCCGACCGGGTGCTGTTCTTCGCCGACGGTCGGATCTCCCGGATCCAGAAGAACGCGAGCCGGCGGCAAGCCGCCGAGCTCACCTGGTGA
- a CDS encoding methyltransferase family protein, which yields MHDAAPTYGLWSLVIVNSAVFILFAYSFFKPQTSRDWRSFGAFSAFLVALFVEMYGFPLTIYFLSGWLQSHYPNVDWFSHDAGHLLEMMFGWKTNPHAGPFHILSFIFIGAGFVLISAAWKVLYDAQQTRSLATTGPYNYVRHPQYVGFVLVMFGFLLQWPTLLTLAMFPVLTVMYVKLARDEEHEARAQFGETYARYAAQVPAFFPHLNRQSGQGSSGGYRHG from the coding sequence ATGCACGACGCCGCGCCCACCTACGGCCTCTGGAGCCTCGTCATCGTCAACTCGGCGGTGTTCATCCTGTTCGCCTACAGCTTCTTCAAGCCGCAGACCTCCCGCGACTGGCGCTCCTTCGGCGCCTTCAGCGCGTTTCTGGTGGCGCTGTTCGTCGAAATGTACGGCTTCCCGCTCACCATCTACTTTCTGTCGGGCTGGCTGCAGTCGCACTACCCGAATGTCGATTGGTTCTCGCATGATGCCGGCCACCTGCTCGAGATGATGTTCGGTTGGAAGACGAATCCGCACGCCGGACCCTTCCACATTCTCAGTTTCATCTTCATCGGCGCCGGGTTCGTCCTGATCTCCGCCGCCTGGAAAGTGCTCTACGACGCGCAGCAGACCCGCAGCTTAGCCACCACCGGCCCCTACAACTACGTCCGGCACCCGCAATATGTCGGCTTCGTGCTGGTGATGTTCGGCTTCCTGTTGCAGTGGCCAACGCTTCTGACGCTGGCGATGTTTCCGGTGCTGACCGTCATGTATGTGAAGCTTGCCAGAGACGAGGAGCACGAGGCCCGGGCCCAGTTCGGCGAGACCTATGCGCGGTACGCTGCGCAGGTGCCGGCGTTCTTTCCCCATCTCAACCGGCAATCCGGTCAGGGCTCTTCCGGCGGCTATCGTCACGGCTGA
- a CDS encoding DUF2933 domain-containing protein has product MSVQDHSGYRAPPQEGMSVKAKASLVLIGFLAIAAALLFTEHRAHVLGLLIWLPLLACPLMHLFMHGGHAHHHGSGRPNDSRSA; this is encoded by the coding sequence ATGTCAGTGCAGGACCATTCCGGGTATCGAGCGCCCCCGCAGGAGGGCATGTCCGTCAAAGCAAAGGCCAGCCTGGTCCTGATCGGATTTCTGGCCATCGCCGCTGCGCTCCTGTTCACCGAGCACAGGGCTCACGTGCTCGGGCTCCTGATTTGGCTCCCGCTTCTCGCCTGTCCGCTGATGCATCTCTTCATGCACGGCGGACATGCTCACCATCACGGCAGCGGCCGGCCGAACGATTCGAGGAGCGCGTGA
- a CDS encoding cupin domain-containing protein, whose product MKLAHILASIALVTIVVVNPVALAQEPPKLKVTPLQKEPLTGQSDKEVISLIVEWPPGSGTGLHTHPGDEYTTVLEGEVIGRKEGSEAKTYTAGQSYHNEPGVVHEANNKGSVPAKTFNVFVVEKGKPVTEPVKR is encoded by the coding sequence ATGAAGCTCGCTCATATTTTGGCGTCGATTGCGCTGGTCACAATCGTCGTGGTGAATCCTGTCGCTCTCGCACAAGAGCCTCCAAAGCTGAAAGTGACTCCATTGCAGAAGGAGCCGCTGACGGGGCAATCGGACAAGGAAGTTATCTCCCTGATCGTCGAGTGGCCGCCTGGCTCTGGCACCGGCCTCCATACCCATCCCGGCGACGAATACACGACCGTGCTCGAAGGCGAGGTCATCGGTCGAAAAGAGGGCAGTGAGGCCAAGACCTATACGGCGGGACAATCCTATCACAATGAACCCGGCGTCGTTCACGAAGCAAACAACAAGGGAAGCGTTCCTGCAAAAACATTCAACGTCTTCGTGGTTGAGAAGGGAAAACCAGTAACTGAACCAGTGAAGCGGTAG
- a CDS encoding ABC transporter substrate-binding protein, with protein sequence MKRREFITAFGAAAMTLPLPAQAQKLAMPVIGSLNRPSPGSETFGEAFRRGLKQMGFVEGQNVSIAGRWPNANEELRDAAADLVRKRVALIFTADNGGALAAKATTSEIPIVFVVGLDPVAMGLAASINRPAGNATGVAFQVSALEPKRFELLHALLPHASLVGVLVNPDNPNADVTGLRSAASSSGLQLLVLEARNLPELEQAFATSVERRANALLVTSDRLFNLERRRVVDLAALSAIPTMYPWRDFADAGGLMSYGNSLTDAFRQGGIYVGRILKGDKPADLPIWQPTRFEFVINLKVAKTLNLEIPPGLLAFADEVIE encoded by the coding sequence ATGAAACGGCGCGAATTCATTACGGCCTTTGGCGCTGCGGCAATGACTTTGCCATTGCCCGCTCAGGCGCAGAAATTGGCAATGCCGGTGATCGGCTCTCTCAATCGCCCGAGCCCCGGGTCGGAGACGTTCGGAGAGGCGTTTCGCCGCGGCCTCAAGCAAATGGGATTTGTTGAAGGCCAGAACGTTTCCATCGCGGGACGTTGGCCCAACGCCAATGAAGAACTGCGAGACGCCGCAGCCGACTTGGTTCGTAAGCGCGTCGCTCTCATCTTTACCGCCGACAATGGCGGGGCATTGGCCGCCAAAGCGACGACCTCGGAAATCCCTATCGTGTTCGTGGTGGGCCTCGATCCAGTCGCTATGGGCCTGGCTGCCTCCATCAATCGCCCGGCCGGTAATGCCACTGGGGTTGCGTTCCAGGTGAGCGCGCTGGAGCCGAAGCGGTTCGAATTGCTGCATGCTCTACTACCCCACGCGTCTTTGGTGGGGGTGCTGGTCAATCCGGACAATCCAAATGCGGATGTAACAGGCCTGCGATCAGCCGCATCTTCCTCGGGACTGCAACTGCTTGTTCTGGAGGCGCGAAACCTCCCCGAGCTCGAACAGGCGTTTGCGACATCGGTCGAACGTCGAGCAAACGCGCTGCTTGTAACCTCCGACCGCCTCTTCAATCTTGAACGTCGTCGTGTCGTTGATCTAGCGGCGCTTAGCGCCATACCCACAATGTACCCGTGGCGCGATTTTGCTGACGCCGGCGGCTTGATGAGCTACGGCAACAGTCTGACCGACGCCTTTCGACAAGGCGGGATCTATGTCGGCCGCATTCTGAAGGGGGACAAGCCGGCCGACCTGCCGATTTGGCAGCCCACCAGATTTGAGTTCGTGATCAACCTCAAGGTCGCAAAGACGCTGAACCTCGAAATCCCGCCCGGTCTGCTGGCGTTTGCGGACGAGGTGATCGAATAA